From Punica granatum isolate Tunisia-2019 chromosome 1, ASM765513v2, whole genome shotgun sequence:
TCATCTGCACTTTCTCTTCTTGAAACATGACCAAAAGGGTAGCACATGCAATAGAGTGCTACCTACATCTTATTGGAAACAGGCTGACAGGATATGCCCAGTTTCCATAAATGATGCTTGGTTTGTAAGACGAATTTTTTGCCCGAAACATGACCAAAAGGTTGAAACATAACCAAGAGTGCTACCTACGTCCTGTCATCTGCATTTTCTCTTCTTGAAACATGACCAAAAGGGTGGCACATGCACAAGAGTGCTACCTACATCTTATTGGAAACAGGCTGACAGGATATTCCCAGTTTCCATAAATGACGCTTGGTTTGTAAGACGAATTTTTTGCCGGAATAAGCACAAGGCAAATGTTGACATATCTTAACAGTGAGCTCACCATGCAAACTTGAAAATTTGTTCAATTTAAAGTTCATTTCGATATGATCTCCTAATTGGACTCTCTGGATAAGTACAGAAGTTCCTGATCATATCAAAAGGTAGTTCTAAAATCAGCATGCACCTACTTAAGACATTAATGTCGTCCGTATTATTAACTTAGTAATTGCTAAACTTTCAACACAACCACCTTATAAATTACCCAAAATCCACTACCTCCAGATTGGGTAGACTATATTTTACAGTCAATCGTAATTCTATTAAGACTCTGATTCTACTCCCAGATTGTACAAAAATTATTGCAAGAATTATTTTTACGTTTCAGATCTCTCAAGCCTTACCCTGGAGATTGATTAGAAATATGAAAAGCGTCCCATggatcttcaaattaatcttACTGTGTATAACTGGAGTGCACACAATACATATGGACAGTCATTCTACTCTCAATACTAAGAACTTCACACTGTTTTTCCTATGTCGGTTGATCTCCCAGACAAATCCCTTGATTCTTCAATCTCAATGGAATAGAATGCTCCCTGTATTcatcttcttttctctctctctctctttcttttcttttctttttttaatttgtttattctACAAGAATAGAAGAAAACCAGCTCACAGAATGCATCCATCAACAAGAAATGTGAGATCCATATATCAATAGCACAAGGTTATAAGTGCTGAAACAGAAGGCATTTTGCGGAAGAAAGCAAATACCTTGTTGCTGACGAAGAGCAGTTCTTCCCCATGTTCATTCTTCCATGATGTTACATGACCTCCATACAAGTATACCTGTTTTGAAGCAAAAAttctttgaaaaatatttatacagTTCAAATATCATTGCTGCACATATCCACTTCGACAGATTTACCACAATGGAGTGAGCAACACAAAGGAGTGATGTCCTGAAGTCAGAAACCTGGGTATCCTTGCAGTTATTGCTAAACTAGTAAAATATCATATCTAATGAGTAATTCTTCGTCCCAGACTTAATACAAGAAACAAAAGCAACTGCAGCTATAAGGATGTTAATTGGGTCAGAGAATTGTTTCCACAAACTTGAATTTGGGTTGAAGAAAGCCATCGCTATAAGGTACGGACAGATATATACAAACTCAAGGCTTGGAGTCTCAGTTAGGCATAATTTCCAGCTGGGTTGATCAACAGCTCACAAGAGCACGCTTTATGATTTCAGAGACTAAGCATGATTACAGTTTCTGCTAATGAACAACGGTAACTCAGATTTGGAGGATGGGAGCTAGAAGTTCGGAAAAAAATCTGACGagaaaaagggggaaaaaagataaaaatcaaACTGCGATCGACTATCGGTGAAGCTACGCCACCAAGCTCCGTAAATCAAGCGCCTCTGTCTAATCAGATATCATCAAATCGAAACATAATAGCATGGGGAAGAACGGAATCATCAAGCAAGAGGAAATGAAACGGGATCCTGAGCCAGGGAGATTCGCAAGGGAGTAATATATTTTActagaagaggaggaggaggagatgtCAAATACCTCAGCTGAAAAGTCGCGGACCTCTCGGAGAATCACCTTGTCGAGGCCATTGACGCCTTTAGTTTGCTCCACATATACGAAATCTTCCTTCTCCATTTgcttctcctccttctccaCTGTAGCCATCGGTtccaccctctctctctctctctctctctctctctctctctctatgggATATGGAATGGATTCCAAGTCCTGTCCCGAGCTCAGCGTACtttttccccaaaaaaattatctaatttttcggtaagaaaaaatttatctgattttaatttattgacaaaataaataaagatgaAGGCCGTTAGATCTAATCACGCACTTTACAACAGTCTGGACCGTTCATCTGATCGGACCATGAACTAACTTAACGGATGATAGACAGACCCCCTTCTAATTCATTaaaaggaatatatatatatatataaagaaatgaCAGACCCCTCTCTCTCGTCAGTCGTCTCGTCTCGTCTCGTCTCGTCTCGTGTCGTTGGAACAGGATTCACTTTCTCCCTTCACTTACactcgatatatatatatatatatatataatctcaaGAAATGTTGATAACATCTGTCGAGGACTcgatatcatatatatataaatatataaattatccATGCAAGCATTAATAAGTTTAACATTTGTGGAGGAAAAGTTTGCAGCTCGGGGAAATTGCGAAGCCTCTTCGTTGGATGTAGGATTGGTGATGGTCCAAGGACTTCCTTTTGGTATGGGCGCCGCCGTTGATCTCGTCTACTGGAATGAGTAATGATCCGCAATCTTCCAATCGGGGTTGTTCTTGCCGATAAGAAGTTTGGCCTGCGTGCCATTGGGAGTTTTAAATGGCTTATTTAGTTTGtaaatgtaattttaaaatcacaactttaatcTAATTTTACTCACAACAAACAAAATAACTAATATAAAATCAAAGAGTGTGTcctatttatatcactttttttcacaacaaaataaaataattcatacaaaatcaaatgatgaacccccatttataccatttttttttaaatcaaaatctgattttaaaattctattttgaaacaaaatacAAGATAAAATTGTGTAGTTAAGAGTTTGACCCCCGTGCTATCATCTTGGATGAGTGTTAACTTTTGTATTGCTTGTACATAAACCCGGTTGGAATGGAATAAATCAAcacttatcccaaaaaaatgtaataataataataagtttaAGAAGTGATAAATCTCCCTATAGCTATGTACTGGAAAAATTCACTCGTGATTCTCAGTGTATCTCTTTTTAGATCAGTATTGTATATTAGTAAGAAAGTTTTGAGTAATTAGTTAAGTGCTGGTCGGGCATTTCTAAGCAAAGATTGtaaataacataaataaagtttttttatcaattaaaattacagTTATACTATACACACACAAGTAAATTAAGAAATCAACGTACATCACAGATGCGCATCTCatgtttatatacatatatgtgtgtatatatatatatataaattcatggACGGGGAAGGGAACTTCTTCTCCACCTTCTTTTTAATGCTCTACCTCTACCCTATAATCAAACTATGGCCAAGGAGGACCAAGCTATAGCTCCAAATGCTGAGCTCAGACCGAGGTAGATGTACGGTCTAGTATGGGCACCAGAAGATTTCCGGCCTCCCGGTGCATCAGCTGCCGGAGCATCTGCTGGCGGCGCTGTGGGAGAAGAAGTTGCGGGAGTACTAGCAGTTGGGGCATCGACCGTTGGAGCAGCGGCATTTGACGGTGAGTCAGCAGTGGAATTGGAGGGGCCATTGGCATTGCTTGGTGAACTGGCACCGCTAGGTGAACTGGCATCACTAGGTGATGAGGCTGAGCCGGAACTGCTATTAGACGGGGCAGAGGCAGTGGCGTTTGACTTAAGCGGCGGGGAACCAGCAGGACTGGAAGTCGGGGTGCCTGTGGGCGGAGACTTACTTGGGGCAGATGTGGGCGAGGGCGAGCCCGTCGAGTTCGAGCTCGAATTACTACCGGAGCCAATGCCGCCTCCGTTTGGGGGCACTATCGCGCTGCTCACTTGCAAGACCGATATATTATAGGGCTGAGAAGTAATAGACTTCACTAGATTTGAATTAAGGCTAGACCCGGGGACGCCAGACCCAAAGACCACCCCGTTGCTCGTCCGGGTCACATTCAAGAAGCCCTGTTTCCCATTAGCCTGCCCGCTAGTCTGGAAAAGAGTGGTCAGAGTATCGGATTTATTAGGCAGCTGCCGGAATTTCTGGACGTCATAGTAGTCGAGCACCACGTGAAGGCTCAACACTTTCTTCAATGCGTCTCCGGAGATGCCCGACATACCACCATTATCGACCGCAAGGACGGTGATTGTCTGGCGAGAGTTTATGGCACCGGCTACCCCAGTCTGGGTCAACCCATCATTAAACGTGCTGAAATCCGGGTACTGGCTCAGGATTTTCGTTATGTTGAAAGCGTCTGAGGAAGgtatgaagaagaagaggagtaaTATCAAGAACAAAGAGTACTTGAACAACATGTTTGTTTGTGATTCAAATTGGGATTTGGTGCTGATCATCAATAATCATTCAATAATTAAGATGAAAAGAGGAACTTcgtatatatacgtatatacatgtataaaATTTGTGGGCGTGCGTCTCTCGTTGCATTTGCATTTGGATGCATCTTCACCCGAAAGGGAAGGAAGCATTTGACTGGATAAGAAATGAGTTGGAAGGAGAATATGGTGGAGGTTCATTGCTTTCCTTGGTCAATTTGCCATTTTGAGCTTATGAAACCCCCCCTCTCGTCTCGGAATGAAATAGGTCTTCTGTGGCCATAGATATCCATATAATAACAACCTTTCTATTCCGGTAAAATGTAAATCAGCCGTGAAATTCATGGTAtaaatgtatatgtatatatgtatacgaTGATGATCCCAAAGACAAAGGTTGAATAAGATGTACAGTCGAAGTTGATCGATAAATGAATCTGATCCATACATATAAATACAGtacgataaataaattatccaccttatcttaaaattaaattagatctatatattaatatcaTTGCAAGCACTTGTCAACAAATAATGTCAAGCGAGCCGCCTTAATCCcaagagaaattaa
This genomic window contains:
- the LOC116208664 gene encoding fasciclin-like arabinogalactan protein 14 → MISTKSQFESQTNMLFKYSLFLILLLFFFIPSSDAFNITKILSQYPDFSTFNDGLTQTGVAGAINSRQTITVLAVDNGGMSGISGDALKKVLSLHVVLDYYDVQKFRQLPNKSDTLTTLFQTSGQANGKQGFLNVTRTSNGVVFGSGVPGSSLNSNLVKSITSQPYNISVLQVSSAIVPPNGGGIGSGSNSSSNSTGSPSPTSAPSKSPPTGTPTSSPAGSPPLKSNATASAPSNSSSGSASSPSDASSPSGASSPSNANGPSNSTADSPSNAAAPTVDAPTASTPATSSPTAPPADAPAADAPGGRKSSGAHTRPYIYLGLSSAFGAIAWSSLAIV